The window TCCGCCCCACCGCTCGGGCCACGGGCTGGGGCGCTTCCTCGCAGGGGCTCCGGCCATGTCGGGGCCATCATCCACCGCACCTCGTACCGGCAGGTCCCCACTGTCGATTGCGGAGCAGTTTCCGGGCCGACGGGGTCGACCGGGCTGGCCGGCCCGGCCGGGGCGCCTGATCGACGGACGCCCTCCCGGCGGATCGCCGTCCGCGAGCGGTTGCGACCGGCCTGCGGTCACGGTGTGACGCGGAGATCCGTGCTCACCGTGACCTGGTCGATTTCTGTGGTGCGAACGGTCACGTCCAGCTTCCATTGACCGGCCATGGGAATCTGCAGGTCGTATGTGGCCCAATAGCCCTTCTGGCTCTTGAGACCGGCGTCGATCGGGCCGATCCCCTGATCGACCTGGGTGAGGGCGAGCCGTAGCTCGGGGACGCTGGAGATGCCGCCGTCCTGCGTGAACACCACCGCTTCCACCGTGTTCTCGCCGACGCGCCCCGGCGCCAGAGTGATCTGCACCGTGCCCTGATGCTTCGCGGTACCCATGTCGAAGGGGACCATGACCACCTTCACGTCCGGCTCCTGCCCGGAAGGTGCTGCTGCGGTCGTCGTGGCGGCGCGGCTCGGCGGGGTACCGGTGAGCATGGTGGAGATCACCAGCACGGCGGCGCCGACGACGGCCTCGACCGCCACGGTTCGACGCAGGCGGCGCCGGTACGCGTCGGCATCGTAGGCCGGCGGCTCATCGTCGTCGCCGGGCCCGGTGCGAGCGGGCGCGGCCCCCTCGCCGCCCGGCCCGGCTCCGGTTCGCCCGCTCGGCGCGCCGACGGTCTGGGGGACCCGCACCTCCCGGACCTCGACGACGGCAGCCGGCTTCGTCGTGCCCGGCGAAGCCGCGCCCATCAGGCGGGCGGTCCACCGCCGGGAGAGAGCCGCCACGCACACCAACAGGACCACTGCGGCGACCTTGAGGCCGAGCGTCCGCCCGTACGAGGTGGTGGTCAGCGCTGCCAAGGAGCCCACCTGCCGCCAGGACTGGTACACCCCGGTGCCGACCAGAACGACGACGGCGGCGAAGGCCAGCGCCGAGAAGCGGGTGATCGCGGCAACCGGGATCTCGCTGTTGTCGCAACCGCGGTGACGCAGGGAGGTGAGCAGAGTGATCAGACCGCCCAGCCACACCGCCATGGCCAGCAGGTGCAGCACGGAGACGGGGATGGCGAGGGGCACCTGGATTCCGGCGGACGCGTGCTCGGCGCCGGCCCAGGTGAGAGCCAACGCCAGGGCGAGGACCGGTCCGCCGAGGAGCCGGAAGCGAAGGCGGATGCGGACACCGGGCCTCAGCGGCGTCCTCCGCGACAGCACTGCGGCGAGCGCGAGGAGTACGAGGAGCGCGAGCCGCACGGTCAGGGCGATCCCGGATCTCCCCGTGAGCGTTCGGCCCAGCACGGACGGGTCGAAAGCCGACGACAGGGACCCGCCCGCCTCGTACGGGCCGCGCAGCAGCAACAGGGCCACCGTCGACGCCATCAGCGTGGTCCAGCCGGCGACCACCAGTCGGCGCAGCGGACGGATCCCGCTCGCCGCCGGCCAGCAGACGAGGACGAACGTCGCGGCTCCGACGAGCAGCGCCAGGCCGCTGTAGGCGAGGTAGCGGAAGAAGCCGTACAGGCGGCCGGCCGCCGTGCCGTCCGGAGGGGACTTCGCGACCACCACGGTGGTGTCGGACGGCTTCCCGATGGAAAAGGTGAAGGCGCCGGAGATCGGGTGACCGTCGGCGGAGACCACTCGCCAGGCGACGGTGTAGGTGCCTTGGGCCAGATCGTCCTGCAGAGCCACCTGAGCCGTGTTGTCCTTGCCGTCCGCGTGCTGGGCGGGGCGCGGGTTCACGCGGTCGTTGGCGGGCGACAGTACGCGCAGGGACCCGTCGGGGAAGCTGACCGATTCGGTGAAGGTGAGCGTGACCTGCTTCGGAGCCGATGCGAGGACGGCGCCTTCGGCGGGGTCGGAGCCGCTGAGGGCGGAATGCGCGAGGGCGGGGGAGGCCCCGCCGAGGGCCAGGCCGCACAGGGCGGCCAGCAGCGTCAGGACTACGGCGGACATCCTCGCGAGGCTCGATCCGCTGGGCGTCAAGGGCGGCCTCCGTGGCGGTCGTCATCGGCGGCGTCGCCGTCCGCGCCGGTCGCCGGGGGTGCAGCCGGACGGTGTGGCTCGCCTGAGGGTGCTGGGGACTGCGGCCGGTACGGGGCCGTACCCACCGCAGTGGTGGACGATAGCCCCGCCCCGTCCGGGGCCGGCCGGGTTGCGCAACTTCCGCTAAAGCCGGTCCGCGACCGGTGGGCCGGCGGCCTCTTCCTGTATGGGTACGGCCGCCGGGCGGCCGGGCCGCTGTGCCGCCGGGCCGGCTCCGCCGCGGAGGCAGGGGCTTGACGATTCGCAGCCAAAGATATGACACTCGAAGTGCAAGTTGTTTTGTGGTTTTTCGTAGCTGTTCTTTACCGTCTGTAAGGAAAGGCCCAGACATGTCCGCATACAGCGCCCGAGCCTGTTCCCGGCCGAGCAGCACCGGCCCGCGTACACCGTCGGCCGGGCTCGCGCGAAGGTCGGCGTACGCCGCCGTGGGTGCGGCCGTGGGCGGCGTGTGGGCGCTCGGCGCGGACATGCCCGCGTGGGAGCATGCCCTGCGCGTCCTCGTGGTGGTGCTCTGCGTCAGCGTGGCCGGACGTCTGGTCGGCCGCCGTCTCGCCCGGGGCGGGCGGGCCCCCGTCGACCGCGGGCTGTTCTTCGGCCTGGTGGCGGGGAAGGTGCTCCTCGTGGCCGTGGCCCTGATCGTCGACCGGATCGCGGGGCTGTGGTTCCCCGAACCGGCTCTGATCACGGCCGGGTTCCTGTTCGTCCTGGTGGCCGCGGGCGGCCCCGCCCTGCACGGCCGGCTGTCGCGCGGTGTCGGAGGGCGGCGGGAGCGGGCCGCGCGCGCGTAGTTACCGGGAGTGAGCGGGGCTCGGCCGGCCGTCGGAGGGAAGCGGGTCCGTGGTGGCGAGCAGGGCGTGCACGGCCGTCTCCATCGTGCGGGCGGCCGCTTCGGCGCTCAGGCCGCTGCTGCGCCAGTGGTACCAGGCGCCCCAGGTCGTCACCGCGTCCAGTGCGTGCAGCACCTCGGATCCGCGTGCGGCGGGCAGGCGTTCGAGTTCCTCCGCGAAGACCTCGGCCAGTCGCCCCCGGGCGAGGTCCAGTACCTCTCGGGTGACCTCGGTGACGCGGTCACCCGGTGTCGCCAGGCGCATCAGCGTCAGCTGCGCCGGTGTGATCCACTCCAGGATCCGGGCCCGCTGTTCCGTCAGGGCCGCTACCCGCGTGGTACGGGGCCCCGTGGTCGGAAGGGGCCTGATCTGCTCGATCAGTTGCTCCAGCCGGCGGGTGATGGCCGTCTCCACCAGCTCGGACATGTCGGCGAAGTGGTGGAACACGAGGCGTCGGGACACGCCGGCGCGCTCGGCGACCCGCTCCGCGGGGAAGGTGGATTCCCCCTCGTCGAGCAGGGACAGGACGGCCTCGGCGATCTTCACCCGGGACTGCCGGCCGCGCTCGGCGCGCCCGTCCGTGGCGCGCTCCTCGGACCGCGGCTGTCGACCCGGCTGATTCACGGCGCCCCTCCCCGTCTCGCTGGACGCCATTGTCGCAAACGATCGAGCGGCAGCCGGGCTGCGGAGGACACCGGGGCGTAGTGGTTGCTGAACAGGGGCCGCAGCCGACCAGCCGGCTCCGCACCCGCTCGCCGGTCCGTACGTCCGGCGCCGT is drawn from Streptomyces sp. NBC_01232 and contains these coding sequences:
- a CDS encoding copper resistance CopC/CopD family protein translates to MSAVVLTLLAALCGLALGGASPALAHSALSGSDPAEGAVLASAPKQVTLTFTESVSFPDGSLRVLSPANDRVNPRPAQHADGKDNTAQVALQDDLAQGTYTVAWRVVSADGHPISGAFTFSIGKPSDTTVVVAKSPPDGTAAGRLYGFFRYLAYSGLALLVGAATFVLVCWPAASGIRPLRRLVVAGWTTLMASTVALLLLRGPYEAGGSLSSAFDPSVLGRTLTGRSGIALTVRLALLVLLALAAVLSRRTPLRPGVRIRLRFRLLGGPVLALALALTWAGAEHASAGIQVPLAIPVSVLHLLAMAVWLGGLITLLTSLRHRGCDNSEIPVAAITRFSALAFAAVVVLVGTGVYQSWRQVGSLAALTTTSYGRTLGLKVAAVVLLVCVAALSRRWTARLMGAASPGTTKPAAVVEVREVRVPQTVGAPSGRTGAGPGGEGAAPARTGPGDDDEPPAYDADAYRRRLRRTVAVEAVVGAAVLVISTMLTGTPPSRAATTTAAAPSGQEPDVKVVMVPFDMGTAKHQGTVQITLAPGRVGENTVEAVVFTQDGGISSVPELRLALTQVDQGIGPIDAGLKSQKGYWATYDLQIPMAGQWKLDVTVRTTEIDQVTVSTDLRVTP
- a CDS encoding TetR/AcrR family transcriptional regulator, with the translated sequence MNQPGRQPRSEERATDGRAERGRQSRVKIAEAVLSLLDEGESTFPAERVAERAGVSRRLVFHHFADMSELVETAITRRLEQLIEQIRPLPTTGPRTTRVAALTEQRARILEWITPAQLTLMRLATPGDRVTEVTREVLDLARGRLAEVFAEELERLPAARGSEVLHALDAVTTWGAWYHWRSSGLSAEAAARTMETAVHALLATTDPLPSDGRPSPAHSR